CGAGCACGCCGCCGGGTTGCGCACGCAACGGGAACACATGGCCGGGACGCACGATATCGGCGGGCTTCGCCGTATCGGCAATCGCGGCGCGAATCGTCGTCACGCGATCGAGCGCGGACACGCCGGTGGTCACGCCCTCGCGTGCTTCGATAGAAACCGTGAACGCGGTGCCGTGACGGCTTTCGTTGTTGACGGCCATTGGCGGCAGTTCGAGCGCGCGGATCTTCTCGTCGGGCAGGCACAGGCACACAATGCCGCTGCATTCGCGGATCAGCAACGCCATGGTTTCGACGGACAGACGCTCGGCGGAGACGATCAGATCGGCTTCGTTCTCGCGGTCGTGGTCGTCTTGCAGCACGACGGCGCGGCCATCGCGCATTGCTTGCAAGGCGGCGGCGATACGCGGCGGAACGGCTTCGGTGTCGAGCAGCGGGAGATCGAGGAATGCGCTATCCGCAATCGTCGAAGGAGCAGGAAAAGTAGCAAAAGACATAGTTGAAACGCTCATCGCAAAAGTTGGGCGAGAAACGTTTCAGGGCATTGCAAACAGACAAAGACGCACCGTTGAGCGCCGCGCAAGGCAGCGTTCGCGCACCGCCCGAAGCTGCAAGCGGCGCCACGGAAACGAACGTGACTATCTGCACATCTTCTTCCATCCGGACTCTAACCGTCGGCTCTGGCTTCTCACCAGATCTGCTGACCCCATGTCGACCAGAGTTGGTGCTTTAGCTGTCGGCCGGAGTTCACGCTTTAGCGCGTTACTCCGGTCCCATGCAAAGCACTGACTCGGGTCCCATGCAACGTAGTTGCACAGATCCAAACACCTTGACGACGCGGGCGCTCGCGGGCTCGCCGGCTCACGCTCTCGCGTTGCCGGCATACCGCCGGTGGGGAATTTCACCCCGCCCTGAAGACGCACTGATTGCCGGATCAACCGGCTGGCAAAGCATACAACAGTCGCGCCGCCCATGCAGCGCAACCCTACTGGTCAGACGGTAATCCCGGATTGCGGGCTCACGCGTCTGCGAACACGAGTCAAACCGGCGCAGCCTCGCGGGCCGGCTCGGCGTGCGCGGGCACGTCCCAGCGCGGCGGCGTCTCCGCCTTCAGCGTCACGCGAAACGCGCGCGCTTCCGTGTCGCCGGGATTGCGCAGGCTGTGCGGCTGGTCGGCGTCGAACACGATCGCGTCGCCGGTGGCCAGCAACTGGCGCTGATCGTGCACGCTGACTTCCAGCGTGCCTTCGCTCACCACCAGATTCACCGTCGTGCCCGGCGCGCGGCGCGTGCCGGCCTCGGTGTGCAACGGCGCGATACGCAACTCGTGAAACTCGGCGGCGGTCGGCTCGGCGTCGGGGTAAAGCGGCCGTGCCGAATAGCGGCCGTTCGAACTGACGAGGCGCGACGAACGCTCCGCCGGCAAATGCTCGAAGCCGTTGGTGGCGTGACGGCGCAGGAAGGCCGCCACCGACACCTTCAACGCGGCGGCCACCTTGCACAGCACCTTGATGGACGGCACGCTGCGCGCCGACTCGATTTGCGCGAGCATGGCGCGCGAGACGCCGGACGCGCGGGCGAGAGCGTCGAGCGACAGTTGCCGTTCGGCGCGTAGGCGGGCGAGATTCACGCCGACCAGATGTTCCAGTGCATCGAAGGGTTCTGCGGCACGCGGCGACGCATCGGTGTCAGCCGTGGGATCGCGAACCAGCGCAAGCGGGGAATGCATGATTGCCTCCAGAAGCGCCGCCGGACGGCGGGCAAGCGGTTAGTGCAAGCAAGATAGCATTGCGTCCCGCCGCGCCCAACGAAGTTATCTTCACACTGTTATCAGCATTGCGGAGGACGTTTTCCGCAATGCTTGTGCGAATTTTTCATAAGGGCGTCCCCACGGTCGATTCACCGGCCGTCACGCGTTCACGCGCCCTGCGCCACGCTCGCCGCCGGTGCATCCATGCGCGCCGCCAACCACGTCAACAACAGCGCCGCCACGCTGACAGCGGCCGCGACCCACGGCAGGGTATCGAGCGAATGGCCGTGATTGATCACGAGTCCGCCGAGCCACGCGCCGCCCGCGTTGCCGACGTTGAACGCACCAATGTTCAATGTCGAAGCCAGATTCGGCGCCGCGGCGGCCTTCTCGACCACGCGCATCTGCAAAGGCGGCACCGTCGCGAAGGCGGCAATGCCCCACACGAAAATGGTGATCGCCGCCGCTACCTGCGAATGACTGGTGCGCGCGAAGATCGCCATCACCACCGCGAGCGCGACCAGAATGCCCATCAGCGAAGGCATCAGCGCGCGGTCCGCCAGCTTGCCGCCCACCGTGTTGCCGATCGTAAGACCCACGCCGAACAGCACCAGAATCAGCGTGACGCCGCGCGGCGAGAAGCCGCTCACCTGTTCGAGAATCGGCGCGATATAGGTGAACACGACGAACACGCCGCCGAAGCCGAGCACCGTCATCGCAAGCGCGGTCCACACTTGCGGATCCTTCAGCACGCGCACTTCGTGACCGAGCCCGGCCGGACCGGCATCGTGACGATTCGGCAGCAGCGCCGTGACGCCCGCGAGCGACAGCACGCCGAAGCCGCTGACGATCCAGAACGCCGCGCGCCAGCCGAACTCCTGACCGATGAAGGTGCCGAACGGCACGCCGAGCACGTTCGCCAGCGTGAGGCCGGTGAACATCAGCGCGATCGCGCTCGCGCGCTTTTCGGCCGGCACGAGCGAAGCCGCCACCACCGCGCCGATGCCGAAGAACGAACCGTGCGCGAACGAGGTCACCACCCGCGCGATCATCAGCACGGAATAGCTCGACGCGATCGCGCACAACGTATTGCCGACGATGAACACGCCCATCAGCAACTGCAACGCCAGCTTGCGCGGCATCTTGCTGGTCACCACCGCGAGCAGCGGTGCGCCGACGGCGACGCCGAGCGCATAACCGCTCACCAGCAGGCCCGCCGATGGAATCGACACGGCCAGATCATGCGCGACCTCGGGCAGCAAGCCCATGATGACGAATTCGGTCGTGCCGATCGCGAATGCGCTAATCGCCAGCGCCAATAATGGAATGGGCATTTGTCTTCTACTCCAGCGTTTAAGGTTGAGCGTGATGCAGCGCCGTCACGAATTCGACGACGACGCCCGGCGCGAGCGCCACGAAGAGTTGCGCCTGCGCCTCTTGCGGACCCATCTGCGGCACATGCGCCGTTTGATAGTCCACGCCGTGTACGCGCAAACGGCCGAGCAGCGCCTGCCATTCGGCGGCGCTCTCCATCCGGAACGCGATGTGGTCGATACGCGGCGCCGTCCTGCCGGGCGAGGCAGGCGCCGTCGCGTCGATCAGATGAATCAGCGGGCGGCCGTTCGCGTACAGCCAGTAGCCGTCGATCGAGAACGGCGGACGCGCGCCCTCGGTCAGCCCGGCAATATCGACGAAGAAACGTCGGGCGGACTCGAGGTCGGCGGTAACGATCGTTGCGTGATCGAGTTGCATGGCGTGGGCGGCATCAGGGATTTCGATGCAGCATTGTCGAGGACACACAGTGATTTGATAATTGGCGTAGCATTTGAAGCATTTTCAAATTCTGTTTGAAAGCGCCACTCCATGGATAACCTCGGTGACATTCGCCTGTTCGTCGAAGCGGCGCAGCAAGGCAGTCTGTCGGCGGCGGGCCGCAAGATGGGCCTGACGCCGGCCGCCGCCAGCGCGCGCCTCGCCAAACTCGAAGCCGGCCTCAAGGCGCGTCTGTTCGAACGCACCACCCGTCAACTCAGGCTCACCGACGAGGGCCGGCTGTACCTGAATTGCTGCCGCCAGGCGCTGCAATCGCTCGACGACGCAGAAGCCGCCCTGCAAGCCGGCCAGGGCGTCGTGCGCGGCAAGGTGCGGGTGTCGGCCACCTCGGACTTCGGCCGCAATCTGCTGATGC
This genomic stretch from Paraburkholderia dioscoreae harbors:
- the ribB gene encoding 3,4-dihydroxy-2-butanone-4-phosphate synthase, translating into MSFATFPAPSTIADSAFLDLPLLDTEAVPPRIAAALQAMRDGRAVVLQDDHDRENEADLIVSAERLSVETMALLIRECSGIVCLCLPDEKIRALELPPMAVNNESRHGTAFTVSIEAREGVTTGVSALDRVTTIRAAIADTAKPADIVRPGHVFPLRAQPGGVLARRGHTEGTVDLAILAGLKPAGVLCELMNADGTMTRGADVERFATQHNLPMLTIAELVEFRQALAQARECVADEA
- a CDS encoding helix-turn-helix domain-containing protein, whose amino-acid sequence is MHSPLALVRDPTADTDASPRAAEPFDALEHLVGVNLARLRAERQLSLDALARASGVSRAMLAQIESARSVPSIKVLCKVAAALKVSVAAFLRRHATNGFEHLPAERSSRLVSSNGRYSARPLYPDAEPTAAEFHELRIAPLHTEAGTRRAPGTTVNLVVSEGTLEVSVHDQRQLLATGDAIVFDADQPHSLRNPGDTEARAFRVTLKAETPPRWDVPAHAEPAREAAPV
- a CDS encoding MFS transporter, which gives rise to MPIPLLALAISAFAIGTTEFVIMGLLPEVAHDLAVSIPSAGLLVSGYALGVAVGAPLLAVVTSKMPRKLALQLLMGVFIVGNTLCAIASSYSVLMIARVVTSFAHGSFFGIGAVVAASLVPAEKRASAIALMFTGLTLANVLGVPFGTFIGQEFGWRAAFWIVSGFGVLSLAGVTALLPNRHDAGPAGLGHEVRVLKDPQVWTALAMTVLGFGGVFVVFTYIAPILEQVSGFSPRGVTLILVLFGVGLTIGNTVGGKLADRALMPSLMGILVALAVVMAIFARTSHSQVAAAITIFVWGIAAFATVPPLQMRVVEKAAAAPNLASTLNIGAFNVGNAGGAWLGGLVINHGHSLDTLPWVAAAVSVAALLLTWLAARMDAPAASVAQGA
- a CDS encoding VOC family protein translates to MQLDHATIVTADLESARRFFVDIAGLTEGARPPFSIDGYWLYANGRPLIHLIDATAPASPGRTAPRIDHIAFRMESAAEWQALLGRLRVHGVDYQTAHVPQMGPQEAQAQLFVALAPGVVVEFVTALHHAQP